A single region of the Pseudomonas solani genome encodes:
- the miaB gene encoding tRNA (N6-isopentenyl adenosine(37)-C2)-methylthiotransferase MiaB: MAKKLYIETHGCQMNEYDSSRMVDLLGEHQALEVTERAEDADVILLNTCSIREKAQDKVFSQLGRWRDLKQQNPQLVIGVGGCVASQEGAAIRDRAPYVDVVFGPQTLHRLPEMIDAARSTRVPQVDISFPEIEKFDRLPEPRVDGPSAFVSVMEGCSKYCTFCVVPYTRGEEVSRPFDDVLAEVIHLADNGVREITLLGQNVNGYRGTTHDGRIADFAELIRVVAAVDGIDRLRYTTSHPLEFSDALIQAHAEVPELVKFVHLPVQAGSDRVLAAMKRNHTALEYKSRVRKLKAAVPDICISSDFIVGFPGETEKDFEATMKLVEDVGFDFSFSFIYSSRPGTPAADLVDDTPDEVKKQRLMILQGRIHQQGFEISRRMVGSTQRILVSDFSKKDPGMLQGRTENNRIVNFRSANPRLIGQFVDVHIDDALPHSLRGTLINETLH; the protein is encoded by the coding sequence ATGGCCAAGAAGCTTTACATCGAGACCCACGGTTGCCAGATGAACGAGTACGACTCCTCGCGCATGGTCGACCTGCTGGGCGAACACCAGGCGCTGGAAGTGACCGAGCGCGCCGAAGACGCCGATGTCATCCTGCTCAACACCTGTTCCATCCGCGAAAAGGCGCAGGACAAGGTGTTCTCGCAACTGGGCCGCTGGCGTGACCTGAAGCAGCAGAACCCGCAGCTGGTGATCGGCGTCGGTGGTTGCGTGGCCAGCCAGGAAGGGGCGGCGATCCGTGATCGTGCCCCTTATGTCGACGTGGTCTTCGGCCCGCAGACCTTGCACCGGCTGCCGGAAATGATCGACGCGGCACGCAGCACCCGCGTGCCCCAGGTGGACATCAGCTTCCCCGAGATCGAGAAGTTCGACCGCCTCCCCGAGCCCCGCGTCGACGGCCCCAGCGCCTTCGTCTCGGTGATGGAAGGCTGCAGCAAGTACTGCACCTTCTGCGTCGTACCCTACACCCGTGGCGAGGAAGTCAGCCGCCCCTTCGACGACGTGCTCGCCGAGGTCATCCACCTCGCCGACAACGGCGTGCGCGAAATCACCCTGCTCGGGCAGAACGTCAACGGCTACCGGGGCACCACCCATGACGGCCGCATCGCCGACTTCGCCGAGCTGATCCGCGTGGTCGCCGCCGTCGATGGCATCGACCGCCTGCGCTACACCACCTCTCACCCGCTGGAATTCTCCGATGCGCTGATCCAGGCCCACGCCGAGGTGCCCGAACTGGTGAAGTTCGTCCACCTGCCGGTGCAGGCGGGCTCCGACCGCGTGCTCGCGGCGATGAAACGCAACCACACCGCACTGGAATACAAGTCGCGCGTGCGCAAGCTGAAGGCGGCAGTGCCGGATATCTGCATCAGCTCCGACTTCATCGTCGGCTTCCCCGGCGAGACCGAGAAGGACTTCGAAGCCACCATGAAGCTGGTGGAAGACGTCGGCTTCGACTTCTCCTTCTCCTTCATCTATAGCTCGCGCCCCGGCACCCCCGCTGCCGACCTGGTGGACGACACCCCGGACGAGGTCAAGAAGCAGCGCCTGATGATCCTCCAGGGCCGCATCCACCAGCAGGGCTTCGAGATCAGCCGACGGATGGTCGGCAGCACCCAGCGCATCCTGGTCAGCGATTTTTCCAAGAAGGACCCGGGCATGCTCCAGGGCCGCACCGAGAACAACCGCATCGTCAACTTCCGCAGTGCCAACCCGCGGCTGATCGGCCAGTTCGTCGACGTCCACATCGACGACGCCCTGCCCCACTCCCTGCGCGGCACCCTGATCAACGAGACCCTGCACTGA